A single Paenibacillus sp. FSL R5-0517 DNA region contains:
- a CDS encoding 16S rRNA (uracil(1498)-N(3))-methyltransferase, translated as MQRYFVSAEQFNEHDVIITGDDARHIGRVMRGKPGDKLIVSDGNSREALVEIETIEVGQVTANIVEPLEMDREARIRVTVAQSLPKGDKMETVIQRCTEIGAVSFVPFLSERTIVQYDAKKEGKRLERWRKIAKEAAEQSHRNRIPSVEQPLSWKGLLSSFEGYSLVCYCYEKENGKQLRDALKPFVEQLAPDASAEVLIVVGPEGGFSEKETAEADQAGAVSVGLGKRILRAETAGMAALTCVLYESGEMGGM; from the coding sequence ATGCAGCGATATTTTGTATCTGCAGAACAGTTTAATGAACACGATGTGATCATCACAGGTGATGATGCACGCCATATTGGTAGGGTCATGCGTGGTAAACCTGGAGATAAACTGATTGTCAGTGACGGAAACTCCAGAGAAGCTCTCGTCGAAATTGAGACCATTGAAGTTGGCCAAGTGACAGCGAATATTGTGGAACCTCTCGAGATGGACCGTGAAGCACGGATTCGAGTAACTGTGGCACAGAGTCTGCCCAAGGGCGACAAGATGGAAACAGTTATCCAGAGATGTACTGAGATCGGAGCGGTATCCTTTGTACCTTTCCTATCAGAACGTACGATTGTGCAATATGATGCCAAGAAAGAAGGCAAACGGTTGGAGCGGTGGCGAAAAATTGCCAAGGAAGCTGCCGAACAGAGTCATCGGAATCGCATTCCATCCGTCGAGCAGCCGCTTTCTTGGAAAGGGCTGTTATCTTCTTTTGAGGGCTATAGTCTGGTATGTTATTGTTATGAGAAAGAAAACGGTAAACAGCTGAGAGATGCATTGAAACCGTTTGTTGAGCAGCTTGCGCCTGATGCAAGTGCAGAAGTACTGATCGTTGTTGGACCGGAAGGTGGATTTTCTGAGAAGGAGACGGCAGAGGCTGATCAGGCAGGTGCTGTATCTGTTGGACTGGGCAAACGCATTTTGCGTGCTGAGACAGCTGGAATGGCAGCACTAACTTGCGTGCTATATGAATCCGGAGAAATGGGAGGAATGTAA
- the hrcA gene encoding heat-inducible transcriptional repressor HrcA produces the protein MLTERQRMILNAIVDDYIRSAEPVGSRSISKRGDVGYSPATIRNEMADLEDMGFLEQPHTSAGRIPSHKGYRYYVDHLVPWNQVEPQELDDLKSFFAEKLNVMEQVIQHASNILSHMTNYTSILLGPEVFHTSLRHFQLLPLNESEAVAIIVTNTGQVENKTVQIPPEISVAEMENVVRLLNTKLVGVPIYKLKSRLYTELGQEMERHITRYEEVMQVLNSAFDNEHDNRLFLSGATNMLTQPEFKDIEKVKDILDLLEETPTLMKLMMPVPGGSGIQVRIGTENDHEAFANCSLITASYSLDGEALGSIGILGPTRMDYARVIHILNTLSRDLTAMLTHRFK, from the coding sequence ATGTTAACAGAGCGTCAACGAATGATTCTGAACGCTATAGTGGATGACTATATCCGTTCAGCTGAGCCCGTAGGGTCCCGGAGCATTTCCAAAAGGGGAGATGTTGGATACAGTCCGGCGACGATCCGTAATGAAATGGCGGATCTTGAAGATATGGGCTTTCTGGAACAGCCGCATACATCGGCTGGACGCATTCCATCCCATAAAGGCTATCGATATTATGTCGATCATTTGGTTCCCTGGAATCAGGTGGAGCCTCAGGAGTTGGATGATCTGAAGTCGTTCTTCGCTGAAAAGCTGAACGTCATGGAACAAGTTATTCAGCATGCATCCAATATTTTGTCACATATGACCAATTATACTTCAATCCTGCTTGGGCCTGAAGTATTCCATACGTCCCTGCGTCACTTCCAATTGCTTCCGCTGAACGAGAGTGAAGCTGTGGCTATCATTGTGACCAATACAGGTCAGGTGGAGAACAAGACCGTCCAGATTCCACCAGAAATCTCGGTTGCCGAGATGGAAAATGTGGTTCGTTTGTTAAATACCAAGCTTGTGGGCGTACCCATCTACAAATTAAAATCCCGTCTTTATACCGAACTTGGGCAAGAGATGGAGCGGCATATTACACGTTACGAGGAAGTTATGCAGGTGCTGAACAGTGCCTTTGACAATGAACATGATAATCGTCTGTTCCTCAGTGGTGCCACCAATATGTTGACTCAACCTGAATTTAAAGATATCGAAAAGGTAAAAGATATTCTTGACCTGCTGGAAGAGACACCAACACTCATGAAATTGATGATGCCCGTGCCGGGTGGATCTGGTATTCAAGTGCGAATCGGCACTGAGAATGATCATGAAGCCTTTGCCAACTGCAGCCTGATTACAGCCTCCTATTCATTGGACGGTGAGGCTTTGGGTTCGATTGGTATTCTGGGACCCACGCGAATGGATTATGCACGTGTCATTCATATTCTAAATACACTATCCCGTGACTTGACGGCGATGCTGACGCATCGTTTCAAATAA
- the dnaJ gene encoding molecular chaperone DnaJ: protein MAEKRDYYEVLGVSKTANDDEIKKAYRKLARQYHPDVNKAADAEAKFKEVKEAYDVVSDSQKRAQYDQYGHVDPNQGGFGGGGDFGGGGFGDIFDMFFGGGGGGRRDPNAPQRGNDLQYTMTIEFKEAVFGKETDITIPRTEGCDTCHGSGAKPGTKPETCSVCHGSGQQEVVQNTPFGRMVNRRACSNCSGSGQIIKEKCTTCSGSGKVRKQRKIHVRIPAGVDDGAQLRMTGEGEGGLRGGPAGDLYIVIRVKSHDFFEREGDDIYCEIPLTFAQAALGDEVEIPTLTEKVKLKVPAGTQTGTYFRLKGKGVPRLRGMGQGDQHVKVVVVTPSKLNDEQKDLLRQIAALDGEQTHEHEQSFFDRVKRAFRGD from the coding sequence GTGGCTGAAAAGCGTGATTATTATGAGGTGCTTGGCGTTAGTAAAACAGCTAACGACGATGAGATTAAAAAGGCTTACCGTAAGCTTGCCCGTCAGTATCACCCTGACGTAAACAAGGCTGCTGATGCGGAAGCTAAATTTAAAGAAGTCAAAGAAGCTTATGACGTAGTGAGTGATAGTCAGAAGCGTGCACAATATGATCAATATGGTCATGTCGATCCGAATCAGGGTGGATTCGGTGGTGGCGGTGATTTTGGCGGCGGCGGATTTGGCGACATCTTCGACATGTTCTTTGGCGGCGGTGGCGGTGGACGACGTGATCCAAATGCTCCGCAACGGGGGAATGATCTGCAGTACACCATGACGATTGAGTTCAAGGAAGCGGTATTCGGTAAAGAAACCGATATTACAATTCCGCGTACTGAAGGCTGTGATACCTGTCATGGCTCAGGTGCCAAACCTGGAACGAAACCGGAAACCTGCTCGGTCTGCCATGGTAGCGGTCAGCAGGAAGTTGTGCAAAATACACCGTTTGGTCGTATGGTGAATCGTCGTGCATGTTCAAACTGTAGCGGTTCGGGCCAAATTATCAAAGAAAAATGTACAACGTGCAGTGGCAGCGGGAAAGTCCGCAAGCAACGCAAAATTCATGTTCGCATTCCAGCGGGTGTGGATGACGGAGCGCAACTGCGTATGACAGGTGAGGGCGAGGGAGGCCTGCGTGGCGGACCAGCCGGAGATCTGTATATTGTCATTCGCGTGAAATCACATGATTTCTTCGAGCGTGAAGGCGACGATATTTATTGCGAAATCCCACTTACCTTTGCTCAGGCAGCTCTGGGAGATGAAGTTGAGATCCCGACGTTGACCGAGAAAGTGAAACTGAAAGTACCAGCGGGTACACAAACGGGTACGTATTTCCGTCTCAAAGGCAAGGGCGTACCACGCTTGCGCGGTATGGGGCAAGGGGATCAGCATGTGAAAGTGGTTGTGGTTACACCTAGTAAGCTGAATGACGAGCAGAAAGATCTGCTTCGCCAAATTGCTGCGCTGGATGGAGAACAAACACATGAGCATGAACAATCTTTCTTTGATCGAGTGAAACGTGCATTTCGCGGCGACTGA
- a CDS encoding Na/Pi symporter — protein MFRDVILPLLYGLIIFFGGMKLMETALQRMAGPMLAGWLNRATSAPWKGMAFSAGATALLQSSTAVTVLTIGLANARLITYGRTLGIILGTNIGTCLTTELVGLQIGRASLPLLVLSLTGWAMFVVLGERNLAAPESTRRTLFNIQYSFLAAAGFALVMTGIQVMQSIALPLRSMGVFQWFLDRSADSLWWGFLAGACLTALIHSSAAVISMAITLAATGVLPVEIGIAIVIGSNVGTCITAVIAAAGGASAGKFVAASHVVLNIAGALLFMPLIGQLHAASAWLSADNGAQIAHAQTLFNITSSLLALPFCYLPIWHKKPPVHAPAAKSPVA, from the coding sequence ATGTTTAGAGATGTGATATTGCCCCTACTCTATGGGCTTATTATCTTTTTTGGTGGCATGAAGCTGATGGAGACGGCCTTGCAGCGCATGGCAGGGCCCATGTTGGCAGGTTGGCTCAATCGTGCCACCTCTGCTCCGTGGAAAGGCATGGCCTTCAGTGCAGGTGCAACGGCCTTGTTACAGAGCAGTACGGCGGTCACCGTACTTACCATTGGACTGGCGAATGCCCGATTAATTACCTATGGACGCACACTCGGCATCATCCTTGGTACCAACATCGGGACTTGTCTGACGACGGAGCTGGTGGGACTGCAGATCGGACGCGCTTCCCTGCCATTGCTTGTCCTGTCGCTGACGGGCTGGGCCATGTTTGTTGTGCTTGGTGAACGCAATCTGGCCGCGCCTGAGAGCACACGCCGGACTTTGTTTAACATCCAGTACAGCTTCCTGGCAGCTGCGGGATTTGCACTTGTCATGACAGGCATACAGGTGATGCAATCCATTGCCTTACCCTTGCGGAGCATGGGTGTATTTCAATGGTTTCTCGACCGCTCGGCCGACAGCCTGTGGTGGGGCTTCCTGGCAGGTGCCTGTCTTACCGCGCTCATTCACAGCAGCGCAGCTGTCATTAGCATGGCGATTACGCTCGCAGCCACAGGGGTATTGCCTGTGGAGATCGGCATCGCCATTGTGATCGGGTCCAACGTGGGGACCTGCATCACCGCTGTGATCGCTGCCGCGGGCGGCGCATCCGCGGGCAAATTTGTCGCAGCCTCCCATGTTGTATTAAACATTGCGGGAGCGCTGCTCTTTATGCCGCTGATCGGCCAGCTGCATGCAGCTTCGGCCTGGCTGTCAGCGGACAACGGGGCACAGATTGCGCATGCCCAGACCCTTTTTAACATCACCAGTTCACTGCTTGCTTTGCCATTCTGTTACTTGCCCATCTGGCACAAAAAACCACCGGTCCACGCCCCCGCGGCGAAGTCACCTGTGGCTTGA
- a CDS encoding N-acetyltransferase gives MSVICRKAVPEDVEPLYEMIKGYAERGIMLPRSREILHRQLEHFVVAEVDGEVVGCGSLCRLGNDLVEVRSLGISEGHKGLGIGSRLLDRLVEEAEKQQIPKVMALTYEVSFFLKNGFAVVEKEIFPEKVWTDCVHCSKQDCCDEIAVLKELNVSA, from the coding sequence ATGTCGGTAATATGCAGAAAAGCCGTGCCGGAAGATGTTGAACCACTGTATGAAATGATTAAGGGCTATGCAGAGCGTGGGATCATGCTTCCGCGATCACGGGAAATACTGCACCGGCAGCTGGAGCACTTTGTTGTAGCCGAAGTTGATGGTGAAGTGGTGGGTTGCGGATCGCTTTGTCGTCTGGGGAATGATTTGGTAGAAGTCAGATCACTCGGTATCTCGGAAGGGCACAAAGGGCTTGGTATTGGCTCTCGATTGTTGGATCGATTGGTAGAAGAGGCGGAGAAACAACAGATTCCTAAGGTGATGGCGTTGACATATGAAGTATCCTTCTTCCTCAAAAACGGCTTTGCCGTGGTGGAAAAAGAAATTTTCCCCGAGAAAGTATGGACGGACTGTGTTCATTGCAGCAAGCAGGATTGTTGTGACGAGATCGCGGTATTGAAAGAGCTTAACGTTTCAGCTTAA
- a CDS encoding YfhD family protein, translating into MAEHERPGKILTKTEKMKRMQSAKNEDVEFSAEAADHEDIEALRRSEAADRRQGRELHD; encoded by the coding sequence ATGGCAGAACATGAACGTCCGGGCAAGATTCTAACAAAAACGGAAAAAATGAAACGGATGCAATCCGCGAAAAATGAAGACGTGGAATTCAGCGCTGAAGCTGCGGATCATGAAGATATAGAAGCACTACGCCGCAGTGAAGCGGCTGATCGACGTCAGGGACGGGAGCTTCATGACTGA
- a CDS encoding site-2 protease family protein, giving the protein MDFWNSFFRYPIDQLPFFLLTILIAFTVHEFSHAYFANKFGDPTAKLLGRVTLNPVVHFDLFGVLLLIIAGFGWARPVPVNRANFDKPRLMGIIVSAAGPLSNLLLAIIGTIIYASLVGSGALGGIDNERLLTAITTFFAIFNLTNFFLFLFNLIPLPPLDGYRILEDVLPPSLSRKLQGVEQWSIFIFLLILVIPPLQNVTIQPLYEFAQTMYVDLAKVIIELYR; this is encoded by the coding sequence ATGGACTTTTGGAATTCGTTCTTTCGTTATCCGATTGATCAGCTTCCGTTTTTCCTGCTGACGATCCTGATCGCATTTACGGTGCATGAATTCTCGCATGCGTATTTTGCCAACAAATTTGGTGATCCGACAGCCAAGCTATTGGGTCGGGTCACACTGAATCCGGTTGTACATTTTGACTTGTTTGGGGTGCTGTTGCTCATTATTGCCGGCTTCGGTTGGGCTCGTCCGGTTCCGGTTAACCGGGCTAACTTCGACAAGCCAAGGTTGATGGGCATCATCGTATCCGCAGCAGGGCCTCTGAGTAATCTGTTGCTGGCGATCATCGGTACAATCATCTATGCGTCACTGGTTGGTTCGGGAGCACTCGGCGGTATAGATAATGAGCGGTTGCTGACAGCAATCACGACGTTCTTCGCTATTTTTAACTTAACCAACTTTTTCTTGTTCCTGTTTAACTTGATTCCGTTGCCACCTCTGGATGGTTATCGGATTCTAGAAGATGTACTGCCACCTTCACTCAGCCGCAAGCTGCAAGGGGTGGAGCAATGGTCCATTTTTATTTTCTTATTAATTCTTGTTATTCCTCCGTTGCAAAATGTGACGATTCAACCTTTGTATGAGTTTGCGCAAACAATGTATGTGGATCTGGCAAAGGTGATTATTGAATTATATCGCTAA
- the dnaK gene encoding molecular chaperone DnaK, with protein MSKVIGIDLGTTNSCVAVMEGGEAVVIPNPEGARTTPSVVGFKKDGERVVGETAKRQAITNPDRTIMSIKRHMGTSHKETIDGKDYSAQEISAIILQKLKSDAEAYLGQTVTQAVITVPAYFNDSQRQATKDAGKIAGLEVLRIVNEPTAAALAYGMEKSEDQTILVYDLGGGTFDVSILELGDGFFEVKATSGDNQLGGDDFDQAIIDYLVSEFKKDQGIDLSKDKAAVQRLKDAAEKAKKELSGVLTTTISLPFITVADGVPQHLELNLSRAKFEEISAGLVERTLEPTRRALSDAGMTANDIDKIVLVGGSTRIPAVQEAIKKLTGKEPHKGVNPDEVVALGAAVQAGVLTGDVKDVVLLDVTPLSLGIETAGGVFTKMIERNTTIPTSKSQVFSTYADNQPSVEIHVLQGEREMAAGNKSLGRFMLGDIPPAPRGVPQIEVSFDIDANGIVNVSATDKGTNKTQKITITSSSGLSDEEVEQMMKDAELHAEEDKKRRELVEAKNSADQLIYSVDKTIKDLGEKADAGEVEKANAAKEKLQGVLASDNLEDIKAATEELTEIVQQLSVKLYEQAQAQEQEAQGAEEQQGSAKRDNVVDADYEVVDEEKKQN; from the coding sequence ATGAGCAAAGTAATTGGTATTGACTTAGGAACAACAAACTCATGCGTAGCAGTAATGGAAGGCGGCGAGGCTGTCGTAATTCCAAATCCGGAGGGCGCACGCACAACTCCATCCGTAGTTGGTTTCAAAAAAGATGGAGAGCGCGTTGTCGGTGAAACAGCAAAACGTCAAGCGATTACCAATCCGGATCGTACGATCATGTCGATCAAACGTCACATGGGTACTTCCCACAAGGAAACAATCGATGGCAAAGACTACTCTGCACAAGAGATCTCTGCAATCATCCTGCAAAAATTGAAATCCGATGCTGAAGCTTATCTGGGTCAAACGGTAACTCAAGCCGTTATCACTGTACCAGCTTACTTCAACGACAGTCAGCGTCAAGCGACTAAAGATGCGGGTAAAATTGCAGGTTTGGAAGTTCTGCGTATCGTCAACGAGCCTACAGCAGCAGCTTTGGCATACGGTATGGAGAAATCCGAAGACCAAACGATTCTCGTATATGACCTGGGTGGTGGTACGTTCGACGTATCCATTCTTGAACTGGGTGACGGCTTCTTCGAAGTTAAAGCAACTAGCGGGGACAACCAACTGGGTGGCGATGACTTTGACCAAGCGATCATTGATTATCTCGTAAGTGAATTCAAAAAAGATCAAGGCATTGACTTGAGTAAAGATAAAGCGGCGGTTCAACGTTTGAAAGATGCAGCGGAAAAAGCGAAAAAAGAACTTTCCGGCGTATTGACTACAACGATCTCCTTGCCGTTCATCACGGTAGCTGATGGCGTTCCTCAGCATTTGGAGTTGAACCTGAGCCGTGCGAAATTCGAAGAAATCTCTGCAGGTCTGGTTGAGCGTACGCTTGAACCAACTCGTCGTGCATTGAGCGATGCAGGTATGACAGCTAACGATATCGACAAGATCGTATTGGTTGGTGGTTCCACACGTATTCCTGCAGTACAAGAAGCGATCAAAAAACTCACTGGTAAAGAGCCTCACAAAGGCGTTAACCCGGATGAGGTTGTAGCCTTGGGTGCCGCTGTACAAGCGGGCGTACTGACAGGTGACGTGAAAGACGTTGTATTGCTCGACGTAACTCCATTGTCCCTGGGTATCGAAACAGCAGGCGGCGTGTTCACTAAAATGATTGAGCGTAACACAACGATCCCTACAAGCAAATCTCAAGTATTCTCCACGTATGCAGACAATCAACCAAGTGTTGAGATTCATGTTCTGCAAGGTGAACGTGAGATGGCGGCGGGTAACAAATCACTTGGACGATTCATGTTGGGTGATATTCCACCAGCTCCACGTGGCGTTCCACAGATCGAAGTTAGCTTCGATATTGATGCCAACGGTATCGTTAACGTATCTGCAACAGATAAAGGTACGAACAAAACTCAAAAAATCACAATCACTTCTTCCAGCGGTTTGAGCGATGAAGAAGTTGAGCAAATGATGAAAGATGCTGAGTTGCACGCTGAAGAAGATAAAAAACGCAGAGAACTCGTTGAAGCGAAAAACAGTGCAGATCAACTGATCTACTCTGTTGACAAAACGATCAAAGATCTTGGCGAAAAAGCAGATGCTGGCGAAGTTGAAAAAGCGAATGCTGCTAAAGAAAAACTGCAAGGTGTTCTGGCTTCCGACAACCTGGAAGATATCAAAGCGGCTACAGAAGAACTGACAGAGATCGTTCAACAACTGTCCGTGAAACTGTATGAGCAAGCTCAGGCGCAAGAGCAAGAAGCGCAAGGTGCTGAAGAGCAACAAGGTTCCGCTAAACGTGATAACGTCGTAGACGCTGATTACGAAGTTGTGGATGAAGAGAAAAAACAAAACTAA
- the grpE gene encoding nucleotide exchange factor GrpE, with amino-acid sequence MKEEQSFTEEQEVTAAEQEPINEAGAAEAQAEEIADQEQDELARLKAEAEEQQQRYVRAQADFDNFRRRTQKEKEELAKYASMKLVTELVPVIDNFERAMATVPEGAEVESFSKGMQMIFRQLETVMNNEGLTAMESVGQPFNPEFHQAIMQVESDEYEEGIVVEEVQKGYMLKDKVLRPAMVKVSS; translated from the coding sequence TTGAAAGAGGAGCAATCATTTACAGAAGAACAAGAGGTAACAGCAGCTGAACAGGAGCCTATTAATGAAGCTGGCGCTGCAGAAGCACAAGCTGAAGAGATCGCTGATCAGGAGCAGGATGAGCTTGCACGTCTGAAGGCAGAAGCAGAGGAGCAACAGCAGCGCTATGTCCGTGCACAGGCTGATTTTGACAACTTCCGTCGTCGTACGCAGAAGGAAAAAGAAGAATTGGCTAAATATGCTTCGATGAAGCTGGTCACCGAACTGGTACCGGTTATTGATAACTTCGAGCGCGCCATGGCTACTGTACCGGAAGGAGCAGAGGTCGAATCTTTCTCCAAGGGCATGCAAATGATTTTCCGTCAATTGGAAACGGTGATGAATAACGAAGGTCTGACGGCTATGGAATCGGTAGGACAACCGTTCAATCCTGAATTCCACCAAGCGATTATGCAAGTGGAGAGCGACGAGTATGAAGAAGGTATCGTTGTTGAGGAAGTCCAAAAAGGCTACATGCTGAAAGATAAAGTGCTTCGTCCAGCTATGGTTAAAGTCAGCTCATAA
- the mtaB gene encoding tRNA (N(6)-L-threonylcarbamoyladenosine(37)-C(2))-methylthiotransferase MtaB: MPSVAFYTLGCKVNFYDTEAIWQLFKNEGYDQVDFDEQTADVYLINTCTVTNTGDKKSRQIIRRAIRRNPEAIVAVTGCYAQTSPAEILDIPGVDLVIGTQDRDKILPYVNEIQESRQPVNAVRNIMKTRVFEEMDVPDFADRTRAFLKIQDGCNNFCTFCIIPWSRGLSRSREASSIIQQAHQLVHAGYKEIVLTGIHTGGYGDDMENYDLTDLLWDLDKVEGLERIRISSIEASQIDDRMLDVIQRSDKLVRHFHIPLQAGDDTVLKRMRRKYTTEEFYNKMLRIREAMPDVAITTDIIVGFPGETDEMYRNGYELMRKIGFSEMHVFPYSKRTGTPAARMEDQVDEEVKNARVHELIELSEQMQLEYAKQFVGQVLDVIPEGEAKGREGSGKLHGYSDNYIQLVFDGTMDMVGKVCRVKVVEAGVNESQATLVRVLEENLKSAAM; the protein is encoded by the coding sequence ATGCCATCCGTGGCGTTTTACACCTTAGGCTGCAAAGTTAATTTCTATGATACAGAGGCGATTTGGCAATTGTTCAAAAACGAAGGTTACGATCAAGTGGACTTTGATGAACAGACAGCGGACGTATACTTGATTAATACTTGTACAGTAACCAATACCGGCGACAAAAAGAGCCGTCAAATTATTCGTCGTGCCATTCGGCGCAACCCGGAGGCGATCGTGGCTGTTACAGGCTGCTATGCGCAGACTTCTCCGGCAGAGATTCTGGATATCCCTGGGGTGGATCTGGTTATCGGTACACAGGACCGTGACAAGATTTTGCCATATGTTAATGAAATTCAGGAGTCCCGTCAACCGGTTAACGCGGTGCGTAATATTATGAAAACCCGTGTGTTTGAAGAAATGGACGTACCGGATTTTGCTGACCGTACCCGCGCATTCCTGAAGATTCAGGATGGTTGCAATAACTTCTGTACATTCTGCATTATTCCGTGGTCTCGGGGGCTTTCACGCAGCCGTGAGGCAAGCAGCATTATTCAACAGGCGCATCAACTCGTACACGCAGGATACAAGGAGATTGTTCTGACGGGTATTCATACAGGTGGTTATGGCGATGACATGGAGAATTATGATCTCACCGATCTGCTGTGGGATCTGGACAAGGTGGAAGGTTTGGAGCGTATTCGAATCAGCTCGATTGAAGCCAGTCAGATCGATGACCGCATGCTCGACGTGATCCAACGTTCGGATAAACTCGTTCGTCACTTCCATATTCCGCTGCAAGCGGGGGATGATACGGTGTTGAAACGCATGCGCCGCAAATATACGACAGAAGAGTTTTACAATAAGATGCTTCGCATTCGGGAAGCGATGCCGGATGTAGCGATTACAACAGACATTATTGTTGGATTTCCAGGTGAGACCGATGAGATGTATCGGAATGGCTATGAGCTGATGCGGAAGATCGGTTTCTCCGAAATGCATGTATTCCCTTATTCCAAGCGTACGGGTACGCCAGCAGCACGAATGGAAGATCAGGTGGACGAAGAGGTCAAAAATGCACGTGTGCATGAACTGATTGAGTTGTCTGAGCAGATGCAGCTGGAGTACGCTAAGCAGTTTGTTGGACAGGTACTTGATGTTATTCCCGAAGGTGAAGCCAAGGGTCGTGAGGGAAGTGGCAAGCTGCACGGTTATAGCGACAACTACATTCAGCTGGTCTTTGACGGAACCATGGATATGGTCGGTAAAGTGTGCCGAGTCAAAGTGGTTGAAGCTGGTGTCAACGAGAGTCAGGCTACGCTGGTACGGGTGTTGGAAGAGAATCTGAAGTCCGCCGCGATGTGA
- a CDS encoding NUDIX domain-containing protein gives MNKKEISAGGVVYRKGEDGRLQIQLIVDRYGKTTLAKGKMEDGETIEQTALREILEETGMVGRIVEPVDIIAYTYQHADFGPVDKEVHYYLVEAESGDLQPQIEEIKGVDWYAPEEAWSRQQQSGYDNNDDILRVALNKLGINV, from the coding sequence ATGAACAAAAAAGAAATTTCAGCAGGCGGAGTTGTGTATAGAAAAGGGGAAGACGGACGTCTTCAAATTCAGCTTATCGTAGATCGTTATGGTAAAACAACTCTCGCCAAGGGCAAAATGGAAGATGGAGAAACAATCGAACAGACGGCACTGCGCGAGATTTTGGAAGAGACAGGTATGGTGGGTCGTATTGTAGAGCCAGTTGATATCATTGCATATACGTACCAACATGCAGACTTTGGCCCGGTGGACAAGGAAGTTCATTATTATCTCGTAGAAGCCGAGAGTGGTGATCTACAGCCTCAGATTGAAGAAATCAAAGGTGTGGATTGGTATGCTCCGGAAGAAGCATGGTCCAGACAGCAGCAGAGCGGATATGATAATAACGATGACATCTTGCGTGTAGCACTGAACAAATTGGGCATTAATGTATAA
- the prmA gene encoding 50S ribosomal protein L11 methyltransferase yields MLWHELTIHTTEEAVEMISNFLHEAGAGGVSIEESGTLNKKRDTTYGELYDVPLNDIPEGFAVIKGYFSEGTDMVALQSEVNPRIEELSEFGIDTGEVRYETRTVDENDWATAWKQYFKPVRVSERLTIKPTWEEYTPESPDEKIIELDPGMAFGTGTHPTTSLCLRTLETVIQGGEEVIDVGTGSGILAIGAIKLGAKHVLALDLDPVAVISARENVELNGLEQQITVKESDLLSVLGSQDPALGVQLPVKVVVANILAEIILLFVDDVYNALESGGTYIVSGIWKNKEQVVHDALVASGFEVSAIHRDEDWLAYVARKG; encoded by the coding sequence ATGTTATGGCATGAACTAACAATACATACCACAGAAGAAGCTGTGGAGATGATTTCGAATTTTTTACATGAAGCGGGTGCTGGAGGGGTTTCGATAGAAGAGTCCGGTACTTTAAATAAAAAACGGGACACCACATATGGTGAGTTATACGATGTTCCTTTGAATGATATTCCTGAAGGCTTTGCGGTCATCAAAGGGTACTTCTCCGAAGGTACGGATATGGTTGCACTACAGTCAGAAGTTAATCCTAGAATTGAGGAACTCTCTGAATTCGGAATTGATACAGGTGAGGTTCGCTATGAGACACGTACAGTGGATGAAAATGACTGGGCAACAGCCTGGAAGCAATATTTCAAGCCGGTACGTGTATCGGAACGTCTGACGATTAAACCAACGTGGGAAGAGTATACGCCAGAAAGTCCGGATGAGAAAATTATTGAGCTTGATCCCGGCATGGCTTTTGGTACAGGAACACACCCAACAACCTCTCTCTGCTTGCGCACACTGGAAACGGTTATTCAGGGCGGTGAGGAAGTCATTGACGTAGGTACAGGTTCTGGCATCTTGGCTATAGGCGCGATTAAACTCGGGGCAAAACATGTGCTGGCGCTCGATCTTGATCCGGTTGCGGTAATCAGCGCCAGGGAGAATGTGGAACTGAACGGGTTGGAGCAACAAATTACGGTTAAAGAAAGTGATCTGTTGTCCGTCCTTGGGAGTCAAGACCCTGCGCTTGGAGTGCAACTGCCAGTTAAGGTTGTTGTGGCGAACATTCTGGCTGAGATCATTTTGTTGTTCGTGGACGATGTGTACAATGCGCTTGAGTCGGGTGGCACCTATATTGTGTCGGGCATCTGGAAGAACAAAGAACAAGTGGTGCATGATGCGTTGGTAGCCTCCGGGTTTGAAGTGAGTGCGATCCACCGTGATGAGGATTGGCTGGCGTATGTAGCCAGAAAGGGGTAA